The window CGCCTGTCCGCACTGCGGCTCAAGGTCCTTCGAGATCACGAACGGCCGTGAGATGGAGATCGTGGACATGGAGATCACCTGACGGAAGGGTTTATCCGCAGGTGAAGCAGCTGCCGCAGAGAAGCATCCCGGAATTCCGTTTGACACACCCGTCCCGGTTCGGCAATCATTCATAAAAGGGGAAGTTCACTCATGAAGGTCAAAGTCGTCACGCGTATCCTTGAAGCCAACGACCGTATCGCCGAAGAGAACCGGAAGCGGTTCCAGGAAGCCGGAGTGTATGTTGTGAACCTCATGGGCGCCCCGGGAGCGGGCAAAACAACGCTTCTGGAGCGGACGATCGGTGCGCTCAAGCCACATCTCAGGATCGGCGTCATTGAGGGCGACATCGTGGGCAGCGACGACGCGGAGCGTATCGGGGCGCACGGCATCCCCGTGGTCCAGATCAACACGGGTGGCGCATGCCATCTCGACGCGAACATGATCAACGAGGTCCTGGACGAGCTGCCGCTCAAGGAACTTGACCTCCTGATCATCGAGAATGTCGGGAACCTCGTCTGTCCAGCGGAATTCAGGGTCGGTGAGGACAGGAAAATGATGGTCCTCTCCGTCGCCGAGGGTCATGACAAGCCGCTCAAGTATCCGCTCATGTTCCGCGAGTCCTCGGCGCTGGTCCTGAACAAGATCGACCTCCTCCCGTATATGAACACGGACATCAACAAGGTCCGGAACGATTCCCTGGCCCTCAATCCACAGCTGAAGATCTTCGAGGTCTCCTGCGCAACGGGCGCCGGGATCGACGCATGGGCGCAATGGCTGAACGGGCTCATATCATAGTCAAAGGGGTCGTCCAGGGAGTCGGCTTCAGGCCTTATGTCTTCACCCTTGCCGAAGCCCTGCAGCTCAAAGGCTATGTGACCAACACGAGCGAAGGCGTGATCATCGACGTTGAAGGCGCCCGCGTTCCCGAGTTCCTCGGCCGTCTCACCCCCGAAGCACCGCCGCTGTCCCGGATCACCGATGTCGTTGTCACCAACCTGCCCCCTCATGGCTATCCCGACTTCGGCATCCGCGAGAGCATCGACGGGAAGGCAAATCTGCCGTTTACGCTGGTGTCCCCCGATGTATCGGTGTGCGACGACTGCCTGAAGGAGCTCCTCTCTCCGGTTGACCGCAGGTACCTCTACCCCTTCATCAACTGCACGAACTGCGGCCCCCGTTACTCCATCACCCGTTCCGTGCCCTATGACAGGCCGAACACGACCATGGCGCCGTTTGCCATGTGTCCCGAATGCCGGCAGGAATATGAAAACCCGCGGGACAGGAGATTTCACGCCCAGCCGAACGCGTGTCCGGCATGCGGACCGCGGGTTGAATTCAGACCCCGGAGTTCTGAGTCCGGTCTCGAAGGCAGGCACGCGATTGAAGAGGCGGTTGCCATATTAAGGCAAGGCGGGATCGTGGCCGTGAAGGGCCTCGGCGGATTTCATATTGCCTGCGACGCGCGCAATGACGAGGCGGTCAAGCGTCTTCGCGAGAGAAAACGAAAAAGCAATAAGCCTTTTGCCGTCATGACGGCATCGGTGGATGCCGCCGCGCAATTCAGCATCATATCCGAACGGGAAAAGGACATGCTTCGGTCGAACCGCCGACCGGTCGTTCTCCTGGCGAAAAAGGCCGGTCACGGTCTCCCGGAAGCCGTATCTCCAAACAACCGCTTCATCGGCGTTATGCTTCCCTATACGCCGCTGCACTATCTCCTCTTTTTTCATCCGCTCGGCGCTTCGGGAAGTGAAGTGACCATGCCCCATTTCCAAGCCCTCGTCATGACGAGCGGCAACCTTTCCGAAGAGCCGATTGTCCGTGACAATGACGAAGCCCTGCAGAAACTGTCCGATATCGCTGACGGCTTTCTTCTGCATGACCGGGACATCTTCATGCGGGTGGATGACTCGGTCGTCAGAGTGCGGGATCAAGTAAATTCCGAACGTCCATCTCAGAACTCCGAGCTTTCCTTTCTCCGCCGTTCCCGCGGATACGCTCCCGACCCGATCGAGCTCCCTGATGAGGGGCCAGATGTCCTGGGCTGCGGTGCGGACCTCAAGAACACCTTCACGATCACGAAGGGAAGGTTTGCAATCCCGGGCCAGCACATCGGCGACATGGAAAATTACGAGACGCTGAAGTTCTTCGAAGAAAGCCTGGCGAACATCAAGACAGTGTACCGGTCCGAGCCGGCGATCATAGCCCATGACCTGCATCCGGGGTATCTTTCGACCAGGTGGGCTAGGGAGCAGGAGGCTAGGCTCTACGGTATCCAGCACCATTACGCGCATATCGGCTCCGTTATGGCTGAGCACGGTCTTACGGGCAAGGTCATCGGCGTGGCTTTTGATGGAACAGGATACGGCACGGACGGCAATCTATGGGGCGGGGAGTTCCTCGTTGCCCATCTGGACGGTTTCGAGCGGGCAGGGCAGTTCAAGTATATTCCGCTGCCCGGCGGCGAATCGGCCATCCGGGAGCCATGGAGAACGGCAATAAGCCTGGTCATCCAGGCGTCGGGTGAGAAGGCCGGGGACGTGCTTGAACGCATCGGATTCATGGAACGATACGGTGAGGACCGCGTCAGCCAGGTCATGAAAGTGGCTGCCACCGCGGAACTCGCGCCGCTCGCTTCGGGGGCGGGGAGGCTGTTTGACGCGGCGTCCGCTATCCTGGGCGTGTGCGATCGGAACACCTTTGAAGGCGAGGCCGCAATGGCTCTTGAGGCCCTTACGCGGGAGGGCATCGAAGAGGAGTATCCCGTTGAGTTGGATGCTGAAAACGGGTATACTGTCGTAAATTTTGGCCCGTCGATAGCCTGCATGATTACCGATATGGGACATGCCCTTGCCCGGGAAGTCATTTCCACGCGGTTCCATAACACCCTAGCCTCGGTCGTCAGGAGGATGGTCCTTGACCTCAGCGAACGATACGGGATCAGGTCCGCGGCACTGAGCGGCGGTACTTTCCAGAACCTTTATCTCCTCAACAGGACAGTGAAGGCCCTGTCCGCCGGAGGAATGAACGTGTACACCAACCGGAAGGTGCCCTGCAACGACGGCGGCATCTCATTGGGGCAGGCCTACCTGGTGAGAGAAAGACTGAAAAAGGCAGGCCCGCCCCCGGGAAGGACCTTCGAGGGCGGGCCGCGGACCGAGCCGGGAGCGTAAGTATGAAAATAATGCTTGATGAACTCCACCTGCTGGCCAGGGGCATCGGCAGGGACCTGAAACTGATGGAGGTCTGCGGGACGCACACGGTCGAGATCTTCAGGCACGGGATCCGCGATGTCATCCCGAAGGAGATCACCCTGCTGAGCGGTCCGGGGTGCCCCGTCTGCGTGACCTCGGTCCATGACGTCGACGCCGCCATTGCGATCGCCAGGAACCCCGGCGTGATCGTAGCGACCTTCGGTGACATGATGCGCGTTCCGGGCGGGACCGAGTCCATGCTCGAAGCGCGGTCCACGGGCGCGGATATCCGCGTGCTCTATTCCCCCATGGACGCGCTCCAGCTCGCGCAGCTGGAGAAGGACCGCGAGGTCGTCTTCTTCGCGACCGGGTTCGAGACCACGTCACCGCTCATCGCGGGCACGATCGCCCATGCCGAACAGATGGGCACGAGGAACTTCAGCGTCTTCGTTTCCCACAAGCTCGTTCCGCCGGCCCTCAGGGCGCTCCTCGATTCCCCGGACGTACAGGTCGACGGGTTCATCCTCCCGGGACATGTCAGCACGATCATCGGCAGAAAACCCTATGACTTCGTGGCCAGGGAGTACCGGAAACCGTCGGTGATCACGGGATTCGAGGCCAGGGAGATCATCGAAGGCATCCTGATGATCGTTCGGCAGATCGCACAAAAGCGCGCGAGCGTGGAGATCCAGTACCGGACCGCGGTCCGCGACGAGGGGAACCCGCGGGCCGTTGCGCTGCTCGAAAAATATTTCGAACCGGCCGACGCCTACTGGCGGGGAATCGGCGTCCTGCCGAAAAGCGGGCTCAAGCTGCGCGATGAATACGCGTCATTCGACGCGAACAGAAAATTCAATCCGCCCGCGTCTACCGCGACCGAGCCCGAGCTCTGCTCCTGCGGCGACATTCTCCGGGGGGTCAAGATCCCGACCGAGTGTCCGCTCTTCGGGACGGGTTGCACGCCGGACGCGCCCGTGGGCCCGTGCATGGTGAGCACCGAGGGCAGCTGCGCGGCATATTACAAATACGGAAAGTATTGAATGATACATCAAGAGCACTACAGGCATCTCGCGCAAAGACGCAAAGGGCCAAGGTTTCATATTCGCGATCATGCCTTTCTTTGCGGCTTTGCGCGAAACTTATTTTATGTTTAGCGGGGCTTCTTCATGGACAGGATCCTGTTAGGTCACGGCAGCGGCGGCAAGCTCATGCACGAGCTGATCCGGAAGCATATCAGCCCCGCCTTCGGCGTCGAGGGGGCAGGCGATTCGGCCATTGTCAGCGTTCCGAAGGGGAGGCTTGCCTACACTACGGACTCCTATGTGGTCACGCCGCTCTTCTTTCCCGGCGGCAACATCGGAGAGCTTGCAGTGAACGGCACGGTCAATGACCTGGCTGTCTCAGGCGCGGAACCGCTGTATCTGACCACGGGCTTTGTGATCGAAGAAGGCTTTCCCGTGGCCGATCTCCAGAAGATCATCGCATCCATGGCGGCTGCGGCGTCAAAGGCGGGTGTCAGGATCGTGGCTGGCGACACCAAGGTCGTGAACAGGGGCAAGGCCGACGGCATCTTCATCAATACCTCGGGCATCGGCATACTCCGTGACGGGCGGGATATTTCCCCCTCGCGCATCGGGAAAGGGGACGCTGTGATCATCAGCGGCGAGATCGGTAGCCACGGAGTCTCGGTCATTGCCGAACGGAACAGCCTGACCTTTGATCCTCCGATCGTGAGCGATACGCGCGCCCTGAACGGCCTGGTGAGGAGCATGTACGAGGCCTCCGAGAAGGTCCATTTCATGCGCGACCCGACCCGGGGCGGCCTGGCAACGACGCTCAAGGAAGCCGCTCTTGAGTCCAAGCTGTGCATCCGCATCCGGGAAACAGACCTGCCCATTCCGCCGGGCGTGAAGGGCGCTTGCAGCCTGCTGGGACTCGACCCGCTCTTTGTGGCCAACGAAGGTCTCCTGATCGCCGTGGTAGATAATGGCGCCGCGGAGGGGATCCTCAGGGCCATGAAGGGGCACGAGCACGGCAGGCATGCCGTGATCATCGGCGAGGTTGCAGAATCGCCCGCGGGCATGGTGCTGCTCGAGACCTCTGTCGGCGGGAACCGTATCATCGACATGCTCCAGGGCGAGCAATTGCCGAGGATATGCTGATCGGATTTGTTCGCGGGCGTTTATGCGCAGCAGGAGCCCCGGATCAAGAGCACCGTTACAGAGGCGGCACTGGAGAGTTTCGGTACCCGGCCGCCTGACTTCCTTCGCGTCCTTCGCGACTTCGCGGTTAAATTCTTTCCTCTCTGAAATACCGGACCATGCAGCCAAACATCCGCCAACAGGTATTCTCCCTTGCCATTCCCGTGGTCCTCTCCAGCCTGCTCCAGCGGGCCGTGGGCATCGTGGACATCTTCCTGGTCGGCGGCCTGGGTGCTTCATCCATCGCGGCTGTCGGCATTGCCCAGGTCCTGGTCTTCGTGGTCATGAGCGCGTCCTGGGGCATCAACGTGGGCGCAACGGTTCTCGTGTCCCAGCTCTGGGGCGCCGGACGGCGGGCGGATGCCGCAACGGCCGCCTATCAGGCTATGCTCATTGCCGTCGCTGTAGCCGCTTTCATCACGGCCTTTGGCCTTTTCTTCGGGCCATCCGTTGCCGCGCTTCTCGGAGCGTCAGGTGAAGTGCAGGATATCCTGGCAGGATACACGCATATCTTGTTCGGCTTCATCTTCTTTACGATCGCCGTCAACGTTCTGTCCGGCATCATGCAGGGCACCGGCGATACCAAGACCCCGCTGTACGCCACCCTGATCGTCAATATTCTGCACGTGCTCGTTGCCTACCCCCTCATCTACGGCTATCTCGGCTTCCCCAGGCTGGGCGTAAAGGGCGCGGCCATCGCGATTTCCATCTCGGAATGCGCGGGCGCCGCGTTCCTGTTCGCGCGTTCGCTTCGGAGGAAATATATCGTCATCCGAAAATCCTTTGAGATGAAGTACACCGCCATGATGTACAAGCTGGGCTATCCGATCTTCATAGACCGGCTGTTCCAGAATACGGGCTCCCTCGTGTTCGCGAAGGTGATCCTGCTTTACGGAACAACAGTGTACGCCGCGCATCAGGTGGGCCTCGCCATCGAGGCATTCTCATTCATGCCCGGCTACGGCATCGCTGTTGCGGCGGCTACCATGGTGGGCCAGAACCTGGGCGCCGGAAAACCGGAGCACGCGCGCATCTCTGCTTACGAGGCCAACCGGCTGGCCGTGATCGTCATGGCGGGGATGGGGCTTGTTTTCTTTTTCTTTCCCTACGCTCTCCTGCATGCCTTTACCAGGGACCAGGAAGTGATCAAGTATGGTATTCTCTACATGAAGATCGTGGCCTTTGCCCAGATCCCGCTGGCCATCACCATGGTCGTGGGGGGGTCGCTTCGGGGAGCCGGGGACACGGGCTTCATCATGTTTGCGACCATCGCGGGGATGTGGCTGGTACGGCTGCCCGTAGCGGCACTGTGCGCGGCCGTGTTCCACGCGGGGATCCGCCTCGTCTGGTCGGTCATGATCGTGGACTGGCTCGTCCGTATGTCGCTCTTGCTGTGGCGGTACCGGAAGGAGACCTGGGGAAGGCTGGAAATTTAGGCTCTCAACCCGATGAGTCGAAAGGTTTTCTCTCAAAGTCGCAAAGCTCGCAAAGAACGTCAAGTTTCTGGGTTAATCTTTCTGAAGGAGGAACTATGCCTGAACTGCAAAGCATGATTGGAAAAGAAGTGGAAGTGATCGCCAACGGGGTGCTCTATACCGGTGTATTGATCGAAGTCTCAGATGTCGAAGTACACCTCAAAGGCTCGATGCAGTGGCTATCGCTTCCGGTCTCGTCGGTAAGCCAGATAAAACCGAAGAGTTCCTGAGATTGTGCCCCCCCGGAGCTCTGCTGAAGCTCGTTCATCTTCATTTTCTGCTGGCGGCACAGGTCCACATGCTCGCAGGTAATGACGTCGCTCCTGTCCTTACCATTCGAATGATCGTGTATCGTTTTGATGAGGCAGAGCCAGGGACAGCCTCCGTAGGAACAATATGTTGCAGTAAATTGGAATTTTTGAATAATACCCTCTAATTTCTTTTCTTTCTGCTTTAACTCCGAGAACAATTCCATTATACTTATTCTAAACGCAAAAAGGATGATTGCTCGGTTATCAATGCATCATTTGAAATGCGGATTCACAAAATCCTTATGCGCGAAACGGAGGCATGGCTCACGATGAAATTGCGGTCAGGATTCTTCAAGATGCTAATTTTATCGATATTTCTGCTCGCTGCAGGTTCATCGCCAGAAGCAGGCGGGGGCACGGATTTCAGTCTGCGAGATTGGATTGATAAAGATGGCATGTACAAAATTAAACTGGTGCGGGAATATATTGCTGCTGCTGGACAAGACCATGTGATTATTCGTCAACCAGCGGAATACTACGTGAAAGAAATCGATACCGTTGTCCAAAATTCAACGAAAAATGGAAATACGGCGGGACTGGAGAATCCCGTGGGTCTCATAGTAAAGATAATTGCGATCATGGACGGTGACTGGGATAACGGTGAGGACAAGCTGGAATTGGCAAGACAATTCATGGGGCCAGTCGCATTCGATAATTTCGTGAGGCAATATCCCGGCAAATATCAGAAACTCATGAAATAGAAGGTCGGGGATGTCTGGCACAGTTTCGGTGCGGACTTGAAATTAGCCGTGGTGCTTATTTAGTCGGTTCCGTATTCCACGGCCTGCTCAGCCCAGAATATCCACCCTTGAATCCTCGAATTGAACCTTAACGGGTGTTAGGAGGAACATATGATGAGGAGATTGCTGCTTATCGTGACGATCTTAGTGCTGGCCATTTCGGGATTAACTTTTGCCGCAGGCACAGATCATCGGACCAAGAAAGGGGCCTTTATTTTCGCGATGCAAACCGAGCCAGCCGAGCCTGTCGTGGGTTCAAACAGGATCATACTAACCGTCAAGGATGCCGGGTCCGGAGCGGCCGTGGAAGGTGCTACGGTCAGAGTGGTGCCCTGGATGTCAATTCACGGCCATGGTTCTCCGCAAGAAACACAGGTAAAGGAGAAAGGGAAGGGTGTATATGAAGTAGATGACATATACTATTCGATGGGAGGGGCTTGGGAGTTATTGCTCACGATTCAGAAGGGTATTGTCGAGGATGCAGCGAGTGTTGCAGTTGATATAAAAAGTAAGTGAATCAGGCAGGAGCGGAACTGGGTCATCGCATCAGCCACGCAGTCGAGGACGGCGGAATCCTTTACCAATGGCTGACGGGTGGGGGTATCCCCTGATTCATGCGGCAGGGGTAGGGATATGAGGGATGTTGTTGCTGGGATCGCAAGCGGGCAAAGTACCATGGAAACTCAACGTGATCAACAAGTTCCCGGAAGGCATCATTAATCCCGGTGCAAGGAGGAAGTACGTATGAAATGTGAGGACCTGCCGGAACGATCTATGGGCAAGACAAAAATACTTCTCGCTGAGGACGATCTCACGCAGGCAAGCATCATGAAAGATTTTCTCGAGAGCAACGGTCATGAGGTTCTCCTGTTAGCAGAGGGATCATCGGTGATGAGTGTCGTGAAGAGAGACAATCCCGATGTGATCCTCCTTGATCGTCCATCGTCTGACACGGATGACACGCAGGTCTGTCGCAGTCTCAAACGGAATCGGGATACGAGCGGCATTCCGATCATCATGTTGACCAATAAGAGTTCTCCTTCGGACAAGATTATGGGTCTAACGGCCGGTGCCGATGACTATATCCCGAAACCCTACAATCACGAGGAATTAAGTGCCTTGATCTGTGCACGGCTGAGGACGAAGACCGAGTGGGACAATCTGAAGCAGAAGACGCGCCGTCTTGAAGAGATGCTGTCGCGCGTTAAGACACTTGCGCACGTGGACCCCCTGACGGGTCTTTATAACAGAAGACGCTTTGAGACTGTTCTCGCCAGTGAGTTCAAACGAGCGATGAGATACCAATTTCCTCTGAGCTGTTTAATGCTTGATATCGACCATTTTAAGAAAGTGAATGACAAGTGCGGGCATATAGCCGGCGATCACGTTCTTCGTGATACGGTTAAAATCATTCAAGACAATATGCGGGAGAGTGATACGGTCGCGCGCTGGGGCGGCGAGGAGTTTGCCATATTGAGCCCCAATACATCGAAAGAAAAAGCGCTGGTAGTCGGGGAAAGGATCCGGAAAGCCATGTCATCCTATGCGTTCCCGAGCGTTGGCGATATAAAAATTACTATCAGTATCGGCATTGCAGATGTCCCGCATGCGACGATCAGTACGATAGAGCAACTTATTGAGGCTGCCGATGCTGCTTTGTATGAAGCAAAAAAAGGCGGAAGAAATAAAGTGAAGGTAGCATCCTGAGGAGACGGCACGTCGCCCTGGTTATTCGCGTTTCGGTATTCGCTCGGCATGCGTACGTTCGCCGACCGGCTGTAACGGAAAGTGTTCAAGAGGGAGATAGTATTTCGTGGTCAAGTTCTCTTTATCATCAAAAGCAGAGCGGGATGTAGCCATCATGACGCCGAAAGGGTACCTTGCCGACCTGGGAGCACATCGGATCGAAAAGGTCAGCGAACGGTTTCTTGACAGAGGCTTTAAGAAGTTCATTATAAACTTTTCAAGCGTCGAAGTCATCAACTCCGTCGGGATCTCGATCCTGGTGAGTGTTCTACAGAAGACATCGGAATGCCGTTGTCGAGTTTGCTTCACCGAGGTAAGCAAGCTCCACCGTGATATTTTCAAGATGACCGGTCTCATTAAATATATAGAGGTGTTCCGGGATGATGATACCGCCATGGTATCCTTGAACGGAAAGGCTTGAGTTCTTGACGATCAAGCGATGTTTGTTCTCCTTTCTGGTCAAGTCTGTCAATCTGCGCTGTGTTGATGTCGGGCAATATTCTATTTAACATTCAGGCATGACCCTGCATCCTGGGCTGCTGCGCGTGGTTACTTAAGAACGATTAGACTAAGGCGAGGTTTTGGATGGAACGAAGATCTACTGAGGATCGAAGAAAAATCAATGATCCCAATTATCGAGGGCCAGAGAGGAGAAGTGGAACTGACAGAAGGTCTGGCAAAGACCGCCGAAAGTCGAGTTTCTATGGCATTTGAAGGTTAAAGCGAAGACCATGCTATCGTAAGTCTCAAGCGAACCAACTATCAAGGCGGATAGAGTGAAAACAAGAATCATGACGACCTTATTTCTCATAGCCATGTCATCGGTATTTGCACTATCAGCGCAAGCCGCACAGGATGATAATCCTGTTGCAGTGCAATTCACGTTTCATGGCAGAACGGTGCATGGCCTGCTTTGGGGAAAAGGCTCTTATGGAGTCATCCTTTCTCATGGAGCAATCTATGACGCTGCGAGTTGGACCCCGTTGGCAATTGATATCGCAAAGAACGGTATCGTGGCGTTGGCTCTTGAAGAGGTGGAGCCTGACGATATCCTTGCGGCGCACTCCTTTCTTCGGGAGAGATACGGATTGAAGGCAACCGGGCTGATTGGCGCGAGCGCCGGCGGAAGCACGGCCCTGTCGGCGATGGCACGATCTCCGCAGCAGTGGGACCAGTTGATCCTTCTGTCCGGCGCCGGAGACGTAAGCGGTTGCGGAACGGCGCCCAAGCTTTTTGTGGCAAGCGAAGGAGAAGGCATGGCTGGAGCAGCGCGGCAAATGGCAAAGGACTCTCCTGGCACGCAAAATGATGTGCTTATCGTAAGGGGCTCTGCTCATGCCCAAGCGATATTCCGGACATCAGAAGGGCCAGGTCTCACAAGGGCAATTCTGGAACGCCTTATCAATCGTGCGAAAGAGATGAAATGAAGCGTGTGTGTAACTTCTGTCGCTTCACCTGTGCCGCTTTGCACGCAATAGTATTATTGCAGTTCCATTTTTGAAACACTTTAAGTTACCGTCCGTATTTGTTGCCAAGACGCACCGTGTCGCCGACCTCACCAACAATCTATGGTATCGCACGCTTCAAATCCTATGGGTAAGTGACAACATCGAGTTATCGTGTCTAGCTCCATTTGTTTGATTTGATATACTGTATCATCAAAATATTACTGATACTGGAGGTTAAAATGGTGGAGGCGGCGGGAATGAAATAGTTTGTCCAAAGCCTCAAGTTTCGCGATTGATTTTCTGCGTTACCGTGATGTACCCCCATAGCTGACCCACACTTCTGGATCGAGATAAGGCCTCTCCGGATGAATCCGGCCATATTGCCAAGTCGCGGGATTGCCTTGTCGCAGCCACGCTCTCCCGTCACCAGCCTCATGCGCTAGCCACCGGGCAGGAAATCAATGGGATACAGAATGATGGTCTGAGGAACCTTCTCCTTCGGTCCGAAGTTGAACTTCTTGACTCGCGCCACAATCTGGTCCACAAGGTCCGGAGACGCCAGGTCATTCGACTGCACCGTACAGAGTGACACCTCTCCGCCAGGCTCGATGGTGATGCGCAGGACGATCTTGCCGCGCAGGGTGGGGTTCTTGCGAAGTTCAGCATTGTAAATGCGATAGAGCGTTGCCTTGTATTTATCGAAGACGATCTGGATCTCTTCGTCGGTTCGCGCCGGCCCGGGCCCGGAACTGACCGGTCTCGCCTCTTCCTCCAGCACGGCAACCGTACTTTGTACCGGTGCAAGGCCCACACCGCCGATTCGATCGCCATGATCGTGGCCGATAGTGCGGCTGACTTCGGCACTGCCGATACCGCCGCTGGATCCGGCGCCCGTTGACGGCATGGCGACGAGTGATCGATACGTCCTGGCCTGGGCTGACCCGGCGGCCGGCTGGTTACTAAGACGCGCCCCGGTGCCGAGCCGCGCAGCAGGAGTCTCGTCCATCAGATCTTTAAAGTCATTCTTGAGGGCCAGGAGCCCTGTACCCTCTGCTTTTTTTCGCGCGGCCTGTGTTTCCTGGATGGTTGGTTCGGGCCGGTCTTCTTTCGGCGCTTTTTCTTCCTGATCTTTCACGGGTTTTTTTTCTTCTTTGGGCGGTTCGGGCCTGGGCGGCTCCTTTTTCAGCATCGAGACCAGACGCTCCGGGACCACAACCACGGCCGGCCGGACGGGCACCGGCATTTTCAACAGGGGGATCAGCGTGCCCAGAAAGAAAGCGAGCAACAAGGCGACAAGCAGGGCTTTGCGGAAGTGCCTTTCGCTCTCAGACTCTCCGGACCATGGCATGCTCATCGCGCGATCAGGAACGGGGGAGATCTCCCGCTCTATGACATACTCTTCCTCGCGCCGCGCTTCACGGCCGTACGCATCTCGTACTTCTTCATCGAGGAGGGAGAGTTCATCGAGGCATTGGTTGATCTGATCCTTGAGGGATGCCTGTTTTTCGAGAATTCCGCGTATCTCCCCCTCGAAGCGGGCGACCCGACTCTTCACGCGTTCCCGGTGTCCGGCGGCCTGCCGGGCCTCCGCAACGCCTTCCCAGAAGAGTTCATCCGCTTTCAGTTCCTTCAGCTTGTCGAGGGCGCTGCAGACGTCCTGCAATGCATCGAACCGCGGCCTGTCAGCGGAAAGCCTCTCGAGCTCCGCCTCGACCAGGCGCAGCTCGCCCGTGAGCGCTTCCTGTTTTCGGCGGACGTGCCCGATCTGCTCGCGAAGGCGGGCCAGTTCCTCTGCTAAGAGGGATGTAGTCACGGCAGCTCCATCAGATTTTTTATTGCGGCTTTCTGAACAACGGCGAGAGAGATCCTTCCGTATCCAGAAGCCGTGCAGGTCGACATTATTTTTTTGAGCACCTTGAACTGAACCGTTTTATCGGCAAGGAGCGTGAGTTCCTTGTTTTCGGCGGCCGTTATGGGAAGATAGGGTTCCAGCTGTTTCAACCGCTCTGCTACTTCATAAACGGTCTCTCTGCTGTCATTGAGAAGCTTGGAAGTGCTGACCACGGCTTCGCCCTGGACCAGCACAAGTTCGGGGGTGACCACGATGTGCACCGTTTCCCGCGGCCTGGTCTCCACAACGGAATCCGGCAGTTTGATCCTTGCTTCCGGCATATCACCGTTGAACGAGTGAAAAAGCAGAAAGAAGACCAGAACGGTTAGAACATCCATCATGGGTATAAGGTTCAGACCGAGACCGGTGATCTGCCCTTTTCTGTTGGTGCGCTCCATGCGTTTCATCCGCCGGTTGTCTCTCATGGGGCGTCTCCTAGGGAGATGTTCGGGAAGAGGACGATCTTTCTGG is drawn from Nitrospirota bacterium and contains these coding sequences:
- the hypB gene encoding hydrogenase nickel incorporation protein HypB → MKVKVVTRILEANDRIAEENRKRFQEAGVYVVNLMGAPGAGKTTLLERTIGALKPHLRIGVIEGDIVGSDDAERIGAHGIPVVQINTGGACHLDANMINEVLDELPLKELDLLIIENVGNLVCPAEFRVGEDRKMMVLSVAEGHDKPLKYPLMFRESSALVLNKIDLLPYMNTDINKVRNDSLALNPQLKIFEVSCATGAGIDAWAQWLNGLIS
- the hypE gene encoding hydrogenase expression/formation protein HypE produces the protein MDRILLGHGSGGKLMHELIRKHISPAFGVEGAGDSAIVSVPKGRLAYTTDSYVVTPLFFPGGNIGELAVNGTVNDLAVSGAEPLYLTTGFVIEEGFPVADLQKIIASMAAAASKAGVRIVAGDTKVVNRGKADGIFINTSGIGILRDGRDISPSRIGKGDAVIISGEIGSHGVSVIAERNSLTFDPPIVSDTRALNGLVRSMYEASEKVHFMRDPTRGGLATTLKEAALESKLCIRIRETDLPIPPGVKGACSLLGLDPLFVANEGLLIAVVDNGAAEGILRAMKGHEHGRHAVIIGEVAESPAGMVLLETSVGGNRIIDMLQGEQLPRIC
- a CDS encoding FixH family protein codes for the protein MMRRLLLIVTILVLAISGLTFAAGTDHRTKKGAFIFAMQTEPAEPVVGSNRIILTVKDAGSGAAVEGATVRVVPWMSIHGHGSPQETQVKEKGKGVYEVDDIYYSMGGAWELLLTIQKGIVEDAASVAVDIKSK
- the hypD gene encoding hydrogenase formation protein HypD, translated to MKIMLDELHLLARGIGRDLKLMEVCGTHTVEIFRHGIRDVIPKEITLLSGPGCPVCVTSVHDVDAAIAIARNPGVIVATFGDMMRVPGGTESMLEARSTGADIRVLYSPMDALQLAQLEKDREVVFFATGFETTSPLIAGTIAHAEQMGTRNFSVFVSHKLVPPALRALLDSPDVQVDGFILPGHVSTIIGRKPYDFVAREYRKPSVITGFEAREIIEGILMIVRQIAQKRASVEIQYRTAVRDEGNPRAVALLEKYFEPADAYWRGIGVLPKSGLKLRDEYASFDANRKFNPPASTATEPELCSCGDILRGVKIPTECPLFGTGCTPDAPVGPCMVSTEGSCAAYYKYGKY
- a CDS encoding MATE family efflux transporter; its protein translation is MQPNIRQQVFSLAIPVVLSSLLQRAVGIVDIFLVGGLGASSIAAVGIAQVLVFVVMSASWGINVGATVLVSQLWGAGRRADAATAAYQAMLIAVAVAAFITAFGLFFGPSVAALLGASGEVQDILAGYTHILFGFIFFTIAVNVLSGIMQGTGDTKTPLYATLIVNILHVLVAYPLIYGYLGFPRLGVKGAAIAISISECAGAAFLFARSLRRKYIVIRKSFEMKYTAMMYKLGYPIFIDRLFQNTGSLVFAKVILLYGTTVYAAHQVGLAIEAFSFMPGYGIAVAAATMVGQNLGAGKPEHARISAYEANRLAVIVMAGMGLVFFFFPYALLHAFTRDQEVIKYGILYMKIVAFAQIPLAITMVVGGSLRGAGDTGFIMFATIAGMWLVRLPVAALCAAVFHAGIRLVWSVMIVDWLVRMSLLLWRYRKETWGRLEI
- the hypF gene encoding carbamoyltransferase HypF — translated: MAERAHIIVKGVVQGVGFRPYVFTLAEALQLKGYVTNTSEGVIIDVEGARVPEFLGRLTPEAPPLSRITDVVVTNLPPHGYPDFGIRESIDGKANLPFTLVSPDVSVCDDCLKELLSPVDRRYLYPFINCTNCGPRYSITRSVPYDRPNTTMAPFAMCPECRQEYENPRDRRFHAQPNACPACGPRVEFRPRSSESGLEGRHAIEEAVAILRQGGIVAVKGLGGFHIACDARNDEAVKRLRERKRKSNKPFAVMTASVDAAAQFSIISEREKDMLRSNRRPVVLLAKKAGHGLPEAVSPNNRFIGVMLPYTPLHYLLFFHPLGASGSEVTMPHFQALVMTSGNLSEEPIVRDNDEALQKLSDIADGFLLHDRDIFMRVDDSVVRVRDQVNSERPSQNSELSFLRRSRGYAPDPIELPDEGPDVLGCGADLKNTFTITKGRFAIPGQHIGDMENYETLKFFEESLANIKTVYRSEPAIIAHDLHPGYLSTRWAREQEARLYGIQHHYAHIGSVMAEHGLTGKVIGVAFDGTGYGTDGNLWGGEFLVAHLDGFERAGQFKYIPLPGGESAIREPWRTAISLVIQASGEKAGDVLERIGFMERYGEDRVSQVMKVAATAELAPLASGAGRLFDAASAILGVCDRNTFEGEAAMALEALTREGIEEEYPVELDAENGYTVVNFGPSIACMITDMGHALAREVISTRFHNTLASVVRRMVLDLSERYGIRSAALSGGTFQNLYLLNRTVKALSAGGMNVYTNRKVPCNDGGISLGQAYLVRERLKKAGPPPGRTFEGGPRTEPGA